Genomic DNA from Triticum dicoccoides isolate Atlit2015 ecotype Zavitan chromosome 4B, WEW_v2.0, whole genome shotgun sequence:
CTAACACCACCATACCATTGCTATTAGCACTATTACCATTGAAGAATCCTACTTTTGATGCCTCTGTGTTGTAACTTGGGATCATTGCTCCTGTTTGCTGATACAGGGCAGCATCCAGGCTCATGTACCCTCTGGCTAGTGCTGCCGTGAGGCACTCTTCATCACACCCTGGAGCAAGAGGCATCGAGAGAGGTGCAGTGCTGCTCATTTGGATCGCCAGCAAGGGTTCAGCTATACTCTGGGGAAGCTGTGATTGGCCGAATTGCTCTATGCTGGCCTCTCCGTTTGCAGCTTGATAGTATCCTGGTGCTGCAAGTGTCTCGTTGATTGGGGGAATGAGTTTGGTATCAGGGCAAGCATTTTGCTCTTCCTCGAGGAGGGCTGAGAGAGTGGAGGAGTCAAAGCAGGGTAACGGGGAGAAGGGCATTTCTGGGATGTCATCGCTGTAGCTGCAGAGAGGAGGGGTGGCAGTGGAGGAGGATGAAACATCCTCAGAGGAGGCAGCAAATGGGCCGGAGGTAGAGGTCACTGCGGCAAGGAGGTTATCACCCAGACCGTTATCGCAGAAATCAAGTATGTGAGCAGCTATGGGGCTTGAGATCCCCTCCTGTAAATTTCGAAGGTGAGAAAACATGTGAGTACATTTTACCACACAAATTTCATTCTAATAGGAAATATTGTGATAACATCATTCTGTATCAGTAAAGTCATGTATGTTCTTTGAGTACTAAGGTTGACAAGCATACATGACGTTATGGCGTAAATATTGTTTATGTAGTTAACCGAGAAAGCAGTACTATTTGTAAAATAATGAAAAGAATAAAGAGAGGATCAAAGACTGTATCATATATGCCCATCTGCCCTCTTCCGGATATAGTTACTGTTCTGTTTGAAGAGAAATCATCAAAGAATATTGTGAGCAAAAGCAACTCAAAAGTGTGGACATAAAAGGTTGTGAAGATTAAGATGAAATTTTATTCTAAAAAATAAAGAATAAGAAGGAAGATCTAAGAAACAGAAACACT
This window encodes:
- the LOC119294153 gene encoding uncharacterized protein LOC119294153 encodes the protein MMKMFFEEDAPRADEQLCIEGISSPIAAHILDFCDNGLGDNLLAAVTSTSGPFAASSEDVSSSSTATPPLCSYSDDIPEMPFSPLPCFDSSTLSALLEEEQNACPDTKLIPPINETLAAPGYYQAANGEASIEQFGQSQLPQSIAEPLLAIQMSSTAPLSMPLAPGCDEECLTAALARGYMSLDAALYQQTGAMIPSYNTEASKVGFFNGNSANSNGMVVLDMSDISEYQRMMEGEGLTRTYSDTDSMKGVYNNTAEMQNGGNNQDMVNGCNGSPPTLPPTEISGIEDSTFKVVRLSAEQRKEKIHRYIKKRNERNFSKKIKYACRKTLADSRPRVRGRFAKNEELCEATRSSSQNHEQYGQIAGADGEDMLDSSDILAHLSGINNYSYKYNCTIESWI